A region of the Vicinamibacteria bacterium genome:
ACGCACCGGGGACCAGCTGCCTCATCCCCCCTTCGTCCCTGACGGCGAGGATCAGGATGGGCTCGCCGGGGTCCACCCGGGCCTGGAAAACGGTCTGGAACAACCCCCGGATCTGCTCGAACTGGTGCGCCACCTCCAGGCCCTGCTTCTGACTCCCGTCGGTGGCTACGATGAAGTGCGGGCTCCTCACGCCCAGCCAGGGTGGGGGGCCCGACCATACCGGCGCCGCGCTGGCTAGAAGGGTGGCGGCGGCTATGGCTGTCGTTCGCATGGAGGCCTCTCGGGCGCGGGGTACCCCCAGGGCACGAGCGCGGAGCCGTATGCTTTGTGGAACCGAGGTTCAGTTGAACATAGGCAGGCCGCCGCACCCTGTCAAGGCCGCGCCTGGCTCCGTCCAGAGCCCGATCAGGCGCCGCGTCCGGGCGCCGTATTGAGTCCCAGGTTGGCGAGCCGAGCCGGGTTAACGGGCACCGGCGGGAGCTCGGCCACGCCCATCGCCCGCTCGGCTTGACCCTAGTCCGCCCCCTCCAGTCTAATAGCGGACTACCTCGCCGCCCGCGCGGCGAGGATGAGGAAGGAGCCGATGAGCCAGAGACGGGCCTGCATCACCGCCCTCGGACTCTACGTCCCCGAGCGGGTCATGACCAACGCGGACTTCGAGAAGATCGTGGACACCTCCGACGAATGGATCCGCTCCCGCACCGGGATCCAGGAGCGGCACGTGGTGGAGCCGGGCACCCCCACCAGCCACCTCGCCCTCCGCGCCGCCCGCGACGCTCTGGCCCGGCGGGGCGTTGAGCCGGGCGAGGTGGACCTCATCATCGTGGCCACCGTCACCCCCGACATGATCTTTCCCGCCACCGCCTGTCTGATCCAGGACAAGCTCAAGGCCACCCACGCCTGGGGCTTCGACGTCTCCGGAGCCTGCTCGGGCTTCCTCTACGCCCTCACCATGGGCGCCCAGTTCATCGAGACGGGGGCCCACAAGAAGGTCCTCGTCATCGGGGCGGATGTGATGACCTCCATCCTGAACTACCAGGACCGGGCCACGTGCGTGCTCTTCGGGGACGGGGCGGGGGCGGTGCTCCTGGAGGCGGGCGAGGACGGGTCCGGAATCCTCGACTTCCAGCACGAGGTCGACGGTTCCGGGGGCTGCTTCCTCTACATGCCCGCGGGGGGGAGCGCCCATCCCGCTTCGCACGAGACAGTGGACAAGAAGATGCACACCGTCCACCAGGAGGGCCAGCAGGTCTACAAGTACGCGGTGCGGAAGTTCCCCGAGGCCAGCCGGCGGGTGCTGGAGCGGAATGGCCTCACCGTGGACCAGGTGGACCTCTTCGTGGCCCACCAGGCCAACGCCCGTATCATCGAAGCCGCCCGGGAGCGGCTGGGCCTGCCGGAGGCGAAAGTGGTGAGGAACATCCACAAGTACGGCAACACCACCGCCGCCACCATCCCCCTGGCCCTGGGCACCGCCCTCGACGAGCGGCGCCTGCACCAGGGCGACCTGGTCCTGCTGGCCGCGGTGGGGGCGGGCTTCACGGTGGGGTCGGTTCTGCTGCGCTGGTCGGGAGTGGACTGGCCCTAGACCTTCCCGCCGCATGCCCACGATACTGATCACGGGAGCAAACCGCGGGCTGGGCTTGGAGTTCGTCCGCCAGTACGCGGCCGAGGGCTGGGAGGTGCACGCCTGCTGCCGGAGTCCGCAGGGGGCGGACGAGTTGCGCGCGCTTGCGGCGACGAGGGCTCGCTTCCGCGTGCATGCCCTGGACGTGGCCGACTTCCCCCAGATCGACGCGCTGGCCCACGACCTTGCCGGGACCGCCCTCGACGTCCTCCTTAACAACGCCGGGATCTTCGGGCCCCGGCTCCGGGCCGGGGGAGATCGGGGCCAGTTCTTCGGGGCCGTCGACTTTGAGGCCTGGGCCCAGGTGATGCGCGTGAACACCATGGCCCCCTTGAAGATGGCGGAGGCCTTCGTCGAGCACGTGTCGGCGAGCGAGCAGCAAAAGATCATCACCCTTGGAAGCTCGATGGGCTCCATCGCGGAGACCAGCGGAGGCTTCTACGCCTACCGCTCCAGCAAGGCGGCCGTGAACATGGTCATGGCCTCCCTGGCCCGGGACCTCGCGGGCCGGGGCATCAAGGTGGCGGTCCTCTGTCCGGGGTGGGTGCGAACGGACATGGGCGGCCCCGATGCCCCCGTGAACAAGGAGGACAGCGTCCGGGGCTTGCGTCGCCTCATCGCCGGCCTGACCGCGCAGCGGTCGGGGACCTTCACCCACTACGACGGCAGCGCGGTCGCTTGGTAGGCCTACTCTTCGACGAACTCGTGCTCGGACAGGCGCACGGTGAGGACGGGGCAGGGGGCCTTGCGCAGCACCCGCTCGGCGGTGGACCCGAAGAGGGCCTGGTCGAGGAGACCCTTGCCATGGGTGCCGAGCACGATCATGTCCACCGTCTCCTCGCGCGCGATGCGCAGGATCTCGGCGGAGGGCTTGCCCTGGATCACGCGCTCCCGGACCTCCGCCATCTTGGAGCGGACCTCGGCCGCCAGCTTGCCGAGCTCGATCTTGGCGTAGCCGGAGATCTCTTCGAAGACCTCGGCCATGGGCACGGGAAAGAGGTCGCTCGCGTAGCCCACGGTCAGGTTCTCCACCACGTGAAGGAGGATGATCTCCGCTTTGTACTCGCGGGCGAAGGAGACGGCGTAGGTCAGGGCGTGGCGCGCGCTCTCCGAGAAGTCGGTGGGAACCAGGATCCGTTTGAGGTTGATCATCCTTGGGGGGACTCCAACAAACGAGATTCTAGACCTCCGGGTTCTGGCGGTCGAGCCTTTTTTCCCCGCCTCCGCACCCACCTTGACCTGGCGCGCCCGGGGACGGAATAATCCCCCTAAAGGGGCGCGGGGCATGGCGGAGACGGAGAAACCGGCGGGCGGGCTCCGCAACGTGGTGGTGAGCGAGAGCCGCATCTCGTCCATCGACGGCGAGCGCGGGATCCTGGCCTACCGGGGCATCGACATCCACGCGCTCGCCGAGAGCTCCACCTTCGAAGAGGTGGTGTTTCTCCTCCACCGGGGCGTCCTCCCCCGCCCGGCCGAGCTCAAGGCCTTCACGGAGGCATTGGCCGCGGAGCGGGAGGTGCCTCCGCCCGTGGTCCGGGTCCTGCGCGACCTGCCCGCGGGAACCCATCCCATGACCGCCCTCCGCACCCTGGTCTCCGCCTTGGGCGCCCTCGACCCTGCGGCCGAGGACGACGGCGTGGCCGCGAGCGAAGCCAAGGCCCGGCGCCTCACCGCCCAGATGAGCACCCTGGTGGCCCTCATCGACCGCGTCCGCCGGGGCTCGGACCCCGTGGCCCCCGACCCCGCCCTCCCCCACGCCAGCAACTTCCTTTACATGCTCACCGGCCAGCGGCCCACCGCGACCGCGGCCCGCGCCCTGGACGTGGCCCTCGTCCTGCATGCCGACCACGAGTTCAACGCCTCCACGTTTGCCGCCCGGGTGGCGGCCTCGACCCTGGCCGACATGCATGGCGCCATCACCGCCGCCCTCGCCACCCTCAAGGGCCCGCTCCACGGGGGAGCCAA
Encoded here:
- a CDS encoding beta-ketoacyl-ACP synthase III — its product is MSQRRACITALGLYVPERVMTNADFEKIVDTSDEWIRSRTGIQERHVVEPGTPTSHLALRAARDALARRGVEPGEVDLIIVATVTPDMIFPATACLIQDKLKATHAWGFDVSGACSGFLYALTMGAQFIETGAHKKVLVIGADVMTSILNYQDRATCVLFGDGAGAVLLEAGEDGSGILDFQHEVDGSGGCFLYMPAGGSAHPASHETVDKKMHTVHQEGQQVYKYAVRKFPEASRRVLERNGLTVDQVDLFVAHQANARIIEAARERLGLPEAKVVRNIHKYGNTTAATIPLALGTALDERRLHQGDLVLLAAVGAGFTVGSVLLRWSGVDWP
- a CDS encoding citrate/2-methylcitrate synthase codes for the protein MAETEKPAGGLRNVVVSESRISSIDGERGILAYRGIDIHALAESSTFEEVVFLLHRGVLPRPAELKAFTEALAAEREVPPPVVRVLRDLPAGTHPMTALRTLVSALGALDPAAEDDGVAASEAKARRLTAQMSTLVALIDRVRRGSDPVAPDPALPHASNFLYMLTGQRPTATAARALDVALVLHADHEFNASTFAARVAASTLADMHGAITAALATLKGPLHGGANEAVMHMLETVGTPDRAEAFLAEAFAAKRKIMGFGHAVYRTEDPRATHLRPLARALGEEAGDGRWYALSERIEAIVRARKGLNTNVDFYSASAYRSLGIPTDLFTPVFAVSRISGWTAHVLEQLSNNKLIRPESAYTGPRNVPYLPLDQRG
- a CDS encoding SDR family oxidoreductase, with translation MPTILITGANRGLGLEFVRQYAAEGWEVHACCRSPQGADELRALAATRARFRVHALDVADFPQIDALAHDLAGTALDVLLNNAGIFGPRLRAGGDRGQFFGAVDFEAWAQVMRVNTMAPLKMAEAFVEHVSASEQQKIITLGSSMGSIAETSGGFYAYRSSKAAVNMVMASLARDLAGRGIKVAVLCPGWVRTDMGGPDAPVNKEDSVRGLRRLIAGLTAQRSGTFTHYDGSAVAW
- a CDS encoding universal stress protein — its product is MINLKRILVPTDFSESARHALTYAVSFAREYKAEIILLHVVENLTVGYASDLFPVPMAEVFEEISGYAKIELGKLAAEVRSKMAEVRERVIQGKPSAEILRIAREETVDMIVLGTHGKGLLDQALFGSTAERVLRKAPCPVLTVRLSEHEFVEE